Proteins from a single region of Catenulispora acidiphila DSM 44928:
- the sufB gene encoding Fe-S cluster assembly protein SufB, with the protein MTTTSHEQLEGLGTYEYGWADSDAAGASARRGLNEDVVRDISAKKNEPQWMLDMRLRGLRLFEKKPMPVWGADLGGIDFDNIKYFVRSTEKQAESWDDLPADIKNTYDKLGIPEAEKQRLISGVAAQYESEVVYHQINKELEEQGVIFLDTDTALKEYPELFREHFATVIPTGDNKFSALNTAVWSGGSFIYVPKGVHVQIPLQAYFRINTENMGQFERTLIIADEDSYVHYVEGCTAPIYSSDSLHSAVVEIVVKKNARVRYTTIQNWSNNVYNLVTKRAAAQAGATMEWIDGNIGSKVTMKYPAVWLLGEHAKGETLSVAFAGEGQHQDAGAKMVHAAPHTSSTIISKSVARGGGRTSYRGLVQVQEGAHHSKSTVKCDALLVDTVSRSDTYPYVDVREDDVSMGHEATVSKVSEDQLFYLMSRGMTEDEAMAMIVRGFVEPIARELPMEYALELNRLIELQMEGAVG; encoded by the coding sequence ATGACCACCACCTCGCATGAGCAGCTCGAAGGCCTCGGCACCTACGAGTACGGCTGGGCCGACTCCGACGCCGCCGGAGCCTCCGCGCGCCGCGGCCTGAACGAGGACGTCGTCCGCGACATCTCCGCGAAGAAGAACGAGCCGCAGTGGATGCTGGACATGCGGCTGCGCGGCCTGCGCCTGTTCGAGAAGAAGCCGATGCCGGTGTGGGGCGCGGACCTCGGCGGGATCGACTTCGACAACATCAAGTACTTCGTGCGCTCCACCGAGAAGCAGGCCGAGTCCTGGGACGACCTGCCGGCGGACATCAAGAACACGTACGACAAGCTGGGCATCCCGGAGGCCGAGAAGCAGCGGCTGATCTCCGGTGTCGCGGCGCAGTACGAGTCCGAGGTCGTCTACCACCAGATCAACAAGGAGCTCGAGGAGCAGGGTGTCATCTTCCTGGACACCGACACCGCTCTGAAGGAGTACCCGGAGCTGTTCCGCGAGCACTTCGCGACGGTGATCCCCACCGGCGACAACAAGTTCTCCGCGCTGAACACCGCGGTGTGGTCCGGCGGCTCGTTCATCTACGTCCCCAAGGGCGTGCACGTCCAGATCCCGCTGCAGGCCTACTTCCGCATCAACACCGAGAACATGGGCCAGTTCGAGCGGACGCTGATCATCGCCGACGAGGACTCCTACGTCCACTACGTCGAGGGCTGCACCGCCCCGATCTACTCCTCGGACTCGCTGCACTCGGCGGTCGTGGAGATCGTGGTGAAGAAGAACGCCCGCGTGCGCTACACCACCATCCAGAACTGGTCGAACAACGTCTACAACCTGGTGACCAAGCGCGCCGCCGCGCAGGCCGGCGCCACCATGGAGTGGATCGACGGCAACATCGGCTCCAAGGTGACCATGAAGTACCCGGCCGTGTGGCTGCTCGGCGAGCACGCCAAGGGCGAGACGCTGTCCGTCGCCTTCGCCGGCGAGGGCCAGCACCAGGACGCCGGCGCCAAGATGGTGCACGCCGCCCCGCACACCTCCTCGACCATCATCTCCAAGTCGGTGGCCCGCGGCGGCGGCCGCACCTCCTACCGCGGCCTGGTCCAGGTGCAGGAGGGCGCGCACCACAGCAAGTCCACCGTGAAGTGCGACGCGCTGCTGGTCGACACCGTCTCGCGCTCGGACACCTACCCCTACGTGGACGTCCGCGAGGACGACGTGTCCATGGGCCACGAGGCGACCGTCTCCAAGGTCAGCGAGGACCAGCTGTTCTACCTGATGAGCCGCGGCATGACCGAGGACGAGGCGATGGCGATGATCGTCCGCGGCTTCGTCGAGCCGATCGCCCGCGAGCTGCCGATGGAGTACGCCCTGGAGCTCAACCGGCTGATCGAGCTGCAGATGGAGGGCGCGGTCGGCTGA
- the sufD gene encoding Fe-S cluster assembly protein SufD: MSDPQNLVGASTAAAVTVNEPGAGNRLAGPGTGRAVSQPTDARVERHSSFDPADFPALTGREEDWRFTPLKRLRGLHESPAADGKVAVDVAASEPVLVETVGRDDARLGGAGAPVDRASALAWAGFTEATVITVPQEAEVAEPVRVTLTGSGGTVFGNVLVDVKPFAKAVVVLDYQGSATYSENVQFLVGDSADLTVIALQDWADDAVHLSQQQARLGRDARFQSINVSFGGDLVRLTPRVAYTEPGGDAELLGVYFADAGQHLESRLLVDHSATHCKSRVTYKGALQGQDAHTVWVGDVLIRAEAEQTDTYELNRNLVLTDGARADSVPNLEIETGEIVGAGHASATGRFDDEQLFYLQARGIREDEARRLVVRGFFADVIGRIGIPDVQERLMTKVEEELAGAVS, translated from the coding sequence ATGTCTGATCCGCAGAATCTGGTCGGCGCCTCCACGGCGGCCGCCGTGACCGTGAACGAGCCCGGCGCGGGCAACCGCCTGGCCGGTCCGGGCACCGGCCGCGCCGTGAGCCAGCCGACCGACGCGCGCGTGGAGCGCCACTCGTCCTTCGACCCCGCGGACTTCCCGGCCCTGACCGGCCGCGAGGAGGACTGGCGCTTCACCCCGCTCAAACGGCTGCGCGGGCTGCACGAGTCCCCGGCCGCCGACGGCAAGGTGGCCGTCGACGTCGCCGCGAGCGAGCCGGTGCTGGTCGAGACCGTCGGGCGCGACGACGCCCGGCTGGGCGGGGCCGGCGCCCCGGTGGACCGCGCCTCGGCGCTGGCCTGGGCCGGGTTCACCGAGGCCACCGTCATCACCGTGCCGCAGGAGGCGGAGGTCGCCGAGCCGGTGCGCGTGACGCTGACCGGCTCCGGCGGCACCGTGTTCGGCAACGTGCTGGTGGACGTGAAGCCGTTCGCCAAGGCGGTCGTGGTCCTGGACTACCAGGGCAGCGCGACCTACTCGGAGAACGTGCAGTTCCTGGTCGGCGACAGCGCCGACCTGACCGTCATCGCGCTGCAGGACTGGGCCGACGACGCCGTGCACCTGTCGCAGCAGCAGGCCAGGCTCGGCCGGGACGCGCGCTTCCAGTCCATCAACGTCAGCTTCGGCGGCGACCTGGTGCGGCTCACCCCGCGGGTGGCGTACACCGAGCCCGGCGGAGACGCCGAACTGCTCGGCGTCTACTTCGCCGACGCCGGCCAGCACCTGGAGTCCCGCCTGCTGGTGGACCACAGCGCCACGCACTGCAAGTCCCGCGTGACCTACAAGGGCGCGCTGCAGGGCCAGGACGCGCACACGGTCTGGGTCGGCGACGTCCTGATCCGCGCCGAGGCCGAGCAGACCGACACCTACGAGCTCAACCGCAACCTGGTCCTGACCGACGGGGCGCGCGCGGACTCGGTGCCGAACCTGGAGATCGAGACCGGCGAGATCGTCGGCGCCGGGCACGCCAGCGCGACCGGCCGCTTCGACGACGAGCAGCTGTTCTACCTGCAGGCCCGCGGCATCCGCGAGGACGAGGCCCGCCGCCTGGTGGTCCGCGGCTTCTTCGCCGATGTGATCGGCCGGATCGGCATCCCGGACGTCCAGGAGCGGCTGATGACCAAGGTGGAGGAAGAGCTCGCCGGAGCCGTGTCATGA
- a CDS encoding non-heme iron oxygenase ferredoxin subunit, translated as MSAQQNAATQNWVRVCGVSEVTPDQPKAVVAGDTPVAVVQHDGAFYAIHDVCSHANVALSEGEVVDCEIECWLHGSMFDLKTGKPSSLPATEPVPVYPVKIEGDDLYVAVKEA; from the coding sequence ATGAGCGCCCAGCAGAACGCCGCGACCCAGAACTGGGTCCGCGTCTGCGGCGTCTCGGAGGTGACGCCGGACCAGCCCAAGGCGGTCGTGGCCGGGGACACCCCGGTGGCCGTCGTCCAGCACGACGGCGCCTTCTACGCGATCCACGACGTGTGCTCGCACGCGAACGTGGCGCTGTCCGAGGGCGAGGTCGTGGACTGCGAGATCGAGTGCTGGCTGCACGGCTCGATGTTCGACCTGAAGACCGGCAAGCCCTCCAGCCTGCCGGCCACCGAGCCCGTGCCGGTGTACCCCGTGAAGATCGAAGGCGATGACCTGTACGTCGCCGTGAAGGAGGCGTAG
- the sufC gene encoding Fe-S cluster assembly ATPase SufC, producing MATLEIKDLHVTVEGEGGPREILRGVNLTVKEGETHAIMGPNGSGKSTLAYSIAGHPKYTITSGTVTLDGEDVLAMTVDERARAGMFLAMQYPVEIPGVTVSNFLRTAATAIRGEAPKLRTWVKEVNGAMEAIQMDKAMAERNVNEGFSGGEKKRHEILQMELLKPKIAILDETDSGLDVDALKSVSEGVNRVRESGEVGTLLITHYTRILRYIKPDYVHVFSDGRIVESGGPELADKLESEGYQAYVETGA from the coding sequence ATGGCGACCCTGGAAATCAAGGACCTGCACGTCACCGTCGAGGGCGAAGGCGGTCCGCGCGAGATCCTGCGCGGCGTGAACCTCACGGTCAAGGAGGGGGAGACGCACGCCATCATGGGCCCGAACGGGTCCGGCAAGTCCACCCTGGCCTACTCGATCGCCGGCCACCCGAAGTACACCATCACCTCCGGCACCGTCACCCTGGACGGCGAGGACGTGCTGGCGATGACCGTGGACGAGCGCGCCCGCGCCGGCATGTTCCTGGCGATGCAGTACCCGGTGGAGATCCCCGGCGTCACCGTCTCCAACTTCCTGCGCACCGCGGCGACCGCGATCCGCGGCGAGGCTCCCAAGCTGCGCACCTGGGTCAAGGAAGTCAACGGCGCCATGGAAGCCATCCAGATGGACAAGGCGATGGCCGAGCGCAACGTGAACGAGGGCTTCTCGGGCGGCGAGAAGAAGCGCCACGAGATCCTGCAGATGGAGCTCCTCAAGCCGAAGATCGCGATCCTCGACGAGACCGACTCCGGTCTGGACGTCGACGCGCTGAAGAGCGTCTCGGAGGGTGTGAACCGGGTCCGCGAGTCCGGCGAGGTCGGCACGCTGCTGATCACGCACTACACGCGGATCCTGCGCTACATCAAGCCGGACTACGTCCACGTCTTCTCCGACGGCCGCATCGTGGAATCCGGCGGCCCGGAGCTGGCGGACAAGCTGGAATCCGAGGGTTACCAGGCCTACGTGGAGACCGGAGCCTGA
- a CDS encoding cysteine desulfurase, translating to MVINSQFLDTDTIRKDFPILQRLVHGDKPLVYLDNAATSQSPQQVIDSIVEYYSLHNANVHRGIHVLAEEATALYEGGRDKVAAFINAPREEVVFTKNSSEALNLVANVLGWAGEPYGIRPGDEIVISEMEHHSNIVPWQLTAERIGAKLRWFGITDEGRLDLSNLDEVINERTKVVSLVHISNILGTVNPVETIVKRAHEVGALVVLDASQSAPHLPLDVQALGADFVAFTGHKMLGPTGVGVLWGRRDLLEELPPFLGGGEMIQTVTMEKSTYAGLPHKFEAGTPPIAEVIALGAAVDYLNGIGMENVAAHEHAITEYALKRLQEVEDLRIIGPATNQDRGAAISFTLGDIHPHDVGQVLDEHGIAVRVGHHCARPVCVRFGIPATTRASFYLYSTPAEVDALVEGLDQVKRFFGV from the coding sequence ATGGTTATCAATTCTCAGTTCCTTGATACGGATACCATCCGCAAGGACTTCCCGATCCTGCAGCGCCTGGTGCACGGCGACAAGCCGCTGGTGTACCTGGACAACGCCGCGACCTCGCAGTCGCCGCAGCAGGTGATCGACAGCATCGTCGAGTACTACTCGCTGCACAACGCCAACGTGCACCGCGGCATCCACGTGCTGGCCGAGGAGGCCACGGCGCTGTACGAGGGCGGCCGCGACAAGGTGGCGGCGTTCATCAACGCCCCGCGCGAGGAGGTCGTCTTCACGAAGAACTCCTCCGAGGCGCTGAACCTGGTGGCGAACGTGCTCGGCTGGGCCGGCGAGCCCTACGGCATCCGCCCCGGCGACGAGATCGTCATCTCGGAGATGGAGCACCACTCCAACATCGTGCCGTGGCAGCTCACCGCCGAGCGCATCGGCGCCAAGCTGCGCTGGTTCGGGATCACCGACGAGGGCCGGCTGGACCTGTCGAACCTGGACGAGGTGATCAACGAGCGCACCAAGGTGGTCTCGCTGGTCCACATCTCCAACATCCTGGGCACGGTCAACCCGGTCGAGACCATCGTCAAGCGCGCGCACGAGGTCGGCGCGCTGGTGGTCCTGGACGCCTCGCAGTCCGCGCCGCACCTGCCGCTGGACGTGCAGGCCCTGGGCGCCGACTTCGTCGCCTTCACCGGGCACAAGATGCTCGGCCCGACCGGCGTCGGCGTCCTGTGGGGACGCCGGGACCTGCTGGAGGAGCTGCCGCCCTTCCTCGGCGGCGGCGAGATGATCCAGACGGTCACGATGGAGAAGTCCACCTATGCCGGGCTGCCGCACAAGTTCGAGGCCGGGACCCCGCCGATCGCCGAGGTGATCGCGCTGGGCGCGGCGGTGGACTACCTCAACGGCATCGGCATGGAGAACGTCGCGGCGCACGAGCACGCGATCACCGAGTACGCGCTCAAGCGCCTGCAGGAGGTCGAGGATCTGCGGATCATCGGCCCGGCGACGAACCAGGACCGCGGCGCGGCGATCTCCTTCACGCTCGGCGACATCCACCCGCACGACGTGGGCCAGGTCCTGGACGAGCACGGCATCGCGGTGCGCGTCGGGCACCACTGCGCGCGGCCGGTGTGCGTGCGGTTCGGAATTCCTGCGACCACGCGCGCGTCGTTCTATCTGTACTCCACGCCGGCCGAGGTCGACGCCCTCGTCGAGGGTCTGGACCAGGTGAAGCGGTTCTTCGGAGTCTGA
- the sufU gene encoding Fe-S cluster assembly sulfur transfer protein SufU, translating to MQLESMYQEIILDHYRHPHHKGLREPFASQVHHVNPTCGDEVTMRVDLQGDVISDISYESQGCSISQASASVMADLLIGKSVGQAREVQETFLRLMQSKLEGPEFAEEHEEVLEDAVAFAGVAKYPGRVKCALLSWMAWKDATAQALADSESSVGYEGKGVKA from the coding sequence ATGCAGCTGGAATCGATGTACCAGGAGATCATCCTGGACCACTACCGGCACCCGCACCACAAGGGGCTGCGGGAGCCGTTCGCCTCACAGGTGCACCACGTCAATCCGACGTGCGGCGACGAGGTGACCATGCGCGTGGACCTCCAGGGCGACGTGATCAGCGACATCTCGTACGAGTCCCAGGGCTGCTCGATCAGCCAGGCCTCGGCCTCGGTCATGGCGGACCTGCTGATCGGCAAGTCGGTCGGCCAGGCCCGCGAGGTCCAGGAGACCTTCCTGCGGCTGATGCAGTCCAAGCTGGAGGGCCCGGAGTTCGCCGAGGAGCACGAGGAGGTGCTGGAGGACGCCGTGGCGTTCGCCGGCGTCGCCAAGTACCCCGGGCGTGTGAAGTGCGCGCTGCTGTCGTGGATGGCGTGGAAGGACGCGACCGCGCAGGCGCTGGCAGACTCGGAGAGCAGTGTCGGATACGAAGGCAAGGGTGTGAAGGCATGA
- a CDS encoding metal-sulfur cluster assembly factor has translation MSTTELAPVEDVTEALRDVVDPELGINVVDLGLVYGLTVDDANIAVVDMTLTSAACPLQDVIEDQMRMALDGLVADFRVNWVWMPPWGPDKITDDGREQLRALGFNV, from the coding sequence ATGAGCACGACCGAACTGGCGCCGGTCGAGGACGTCACCGAGGCGCTGCGCGACGTGGTGGACCCCGAGCTCGGGATCAACGTCGTCGATCTCGGCCTGGTCTACGGGCTCACCGTCGACGACGCGAACATCGCCGTCGTCGACATGACGCTCACCTCGGCGGCGTGCCCGCTGCAGGACGTCATCGAGGACCAGATGCGCATGGCGCTGGACGGCCTGGTCGCGGACTTCCGGGTGAACTGGGTCTGGATGCCGCCGTGGGGTCCGGACAAGATCACCGACGACGGCCGGGAGCAGCTGCGGGCGCTGGGCTTCAACGTCTGA
- a CDS encoding NUDIX hydrolase, whose protein sequence is MSGIRKATNGRESCLLAVHLILQRPDDERVLLGLRKGAVWGSGRWHVPAGHVEPGEDAVQALVREAREELGVRIDPGDLEHAVTVHHREADGEPRMQLFFAASRWSGGPVNAEPGKCEKLGWFRVDDLPSATVGYTRTALSSWHAGRSFAVCWRDSKRVDRGLGSRLIAGLQAI, encoded by the coding sequence GTGTCCGGGATACGGAAGGCGACGAACGGCCGTGAGTCGTGCCTGCTCGCCGTCCACCTCATTCTGCAGCGGCCCGATGACGAGCGCGTGCTTCTGGGGCTGCGCAAGGGTGCCGTGTGGGGTTCCGGGCGGTGGCACGTACCTGCCGGCCATGTGGAGCCCGGCGAGGACGCGGTGCAGGCTTTGGTCCGCGAGGCGCGCGAGGAACTCGGTGTGCGCATCGATCCCGGCGACCTGGAGCACGCGGTGACCGTCCACCACCGCGAGGCCGACGGCGAACCGCGCATGCAGCTGTTCTTCGCTGCCAGCCGCTGGTCCGGCGGCCCGGTGAACGCCGAGCCCGGCAAGTGCGAGAAGCTCGGCTGGTTCCGGGTGGACGACCTGCCCTCGGCGACCGTCGGATACACCCGTACCGCGCTCAGTTCCTGGCACGCGGGCCGCTCCTTCGCGGTGTGCTGGCGGGACAGCAAGCGCGTGGACCGCGGTCTGGGCAGCCGGCTCATCGCCGGTCTGCAGGCGATCTGA
- a CDS encoding ABC-F family ATP-binding cassette domain-containing protein, producing the protein MITATDVELRAGSRILIEKASFRVGPGDRIGLVGRNGAGKTTLTKTLAGETIPAAGTISRTGPVGYLPQDPRTGDLDVIARDRILSARGLDDLMRRMRENEKRMASDDQATHDKAMRRYARLEDEFVAAGGYAADSEAATIASALGLPDRVMNQPLHTLSGGQRRRVELSRILFGDNEVLLLDEPTNHLDADSIVWLRDFLKSYKGGFIVISHDVNLVEQCVNRVFHLDANRAAIDYYNMGWKLYLKQREDDERRRKRERANVEKKAAVLNAQADKMRASATKTVAAQNMARRANRMLAGLEEVRQSDKVAKLRFPTPAPCGKTPLMASGLSKSYGSLEVFTDVDLAVDRGSKVVILGLNGAGKTTLLRLLGGVEQADTGQVEEGHGLKLGYYAQEHETLDPERTVLENMRSAAPDLDLVAVRKTLGSFLFSGDDVDKPAGVLSGGEKTRLALATLVVSTANVLLLDEPTNNLDPASRAEILGALGTYEGAVIMVTHDEGAVQALNPERVILLPDGDEDLWSEQYLDLVSLA; encoded by the coding sequence GTGATCACCGCAACCGACGTCGAGCTCCGGGCCGGCAGCCGCATCCTGATCGAGAAGGCCTCCTTCCGAGTGGGTCCCGGCGACCGCATCGGCCTGGTCGGCCGCAACGGCGCCGGCAAGACCACGCTCACCAAGACCCTGGCCGGTGAGACCATCCCGGCGGCCGGCACCATCAGCCGGACCGGACCGGTCGGCTACCTGCCGCAGGACCCCCGCACCGGCGATCTGGACGTGATCGCCCGCGACCGCATCCTGTCCGCGCGCGGTCTGGACGACCTCATGCGCCGGATGCGCGAGAACGAGAAGCGGATGGCCTCCGACGACCAGGCCACGCACGACAAGGCGATGCGCCGTTACGCGCGGCTGGAAGACGAGTTCGTCGCCGCCGGCGGATACGCCGCCGACTCCGAGGCCGCGACGATCGCCTCCGCCCTCGGTCTGCCCGACCGCGTGATGAACCAGCCTCTGCACACCCTGTCCGGCGGCCAGCGCCGCCGCGTCGAGTTGTCCCGGATCCTGTTCGGCGACAACGAGGTCCTGCTCCTGGACGAGCCGACCAACCACCTCGACGCCGACTCGATCGTGTGGCTGCGGGACTTCCTGAAGTCCTACAAGGGCGGCTTCATCGTCATCTCCCACGACGTGAACCTGGTCGAGCAGTGCGTGAACAGGGTGTTCCACCTGGACGCCAACCGCGCCGCGATCGACTACTACAACATGGGCTGGAAGCTCTACCTCAAGCAGCGCGAGGACGACGAGCGGCGCCGCAAGCGCGAGCGCGCCAACGTCGAGAAGAAGGCCGCGGTGCTCAACGCGCAGGCCGACAAGATGCGCGCCTCGGCGACGAAGACCGTCGCCGCGCAGAACATGGCCCGGCGCGCCAACCGGATGCTGGCCGGGCTGGAGGAGGTGCGGCAGTCGGACAAGGTCGCCAAGCTGCGCTTCCCGACTCCGGCGCCGTGCGGCAAGACCCCGCTGATGGCCTCCGGACTGTCGAAGTCCTACGGCTCGCTGGAAGTCTTCACCGACGTGGACCTCGCGGTGGACCGCGGCTCCAAGGTGGTCATCCTGGGCCTGAACGGCGCGGGCAAGACCACGCTGCTGCGCCTGCTCGGCGGCGTGGAGCAGGCGGACACCGGCCAGGTCGAGGAGGGTCACGGCCTCAAGCTCGGCTACTACGCGCAGGAACACGAGACGCTCGACCCGGAGCGCACGGTCCTGGAGAACATGCGCAGCGCGGCGCCGGACCTGGATCTGGTCGCCGTGCGCAAGACGCTCGGCTCGTTCCTGTTCTCCGGCGATGACGTCGACAAGCCGGCCGGCGTGCTCTCCGGCGGCGAGAAGACCCGGCTGGCGCTGGCGACCCTGGTGGTCTCCACGGCGAACGTGCTGCTGCTCGACGAGCCCACCAACAACCTGGACCCGGCCTCGCGCGCGGAGATCCTCGGGGCGCTCGGGACGTATGAGGGCGCGGTGATCATGGTGACCCACGATGAGGGTGCGGTGCAGGCGCTGAACCCGGAGCGCGTGATCCTTCTGCCCGACGGCGACGAGGACTTGTGGAGCGAGCAGTATTTGGATCTCGTGTCGCTGGCGTAG
- a CDS encoding helix-turn-helix domain-containing protein → MAETLKKGSRVTGDARSQLATDLKAKYEAGESIRALAQSTGRSYGFVHRMLSESGVTLRGRGGATRGKAKTA, encoded by the coding sequence GTGGCCGAGACTCTCAAGAAGGGCAGCCGGGTGACCGGCGACGCGCGGTCGCAGCTCGCGACCGACCTCAAGGCGAAGTACGAGGCGGGCGAGTCCATTCGCGCCCTCGCCCAGTCCACCGGGCGTTCGTACGGGTTCGTGCACCGGATGCTCAGCGAATCCGGTGTGACGCTTCGGGGCCGGGGCGGCGCGACGCGTGGCAAGGCGAAGACCGCCTGA
- a CDS encoding enoyl-CoA hydratase/isomerase family protein gives MSWEDTARQAAEAGIDVLLEGEAATLTLNRPDKRNSQTPEFWAALAAIGAALPGTVRVVVLRAEGKSFSAGLDRSMFENFATFAALSDDEVDRTIEGYQQAFTWWRRTDLITVAAVQGHAIGAGFQLALACDIRIAADDVLFCMKEPALGLVPDLAGTQPLVDAVGYSRALEIVATARYVDAEEALRIGLANHVVPREELHAAAAKLAADLLAAPRGAVTESKALLRAAAGRPYDEQRAAERAAQTRRFRDLAGTGES, from the coding sequence ATGAGCTGGGAAGACACCGCACGCCAGGCCGCGGAAGCGGGCATCGACGTGCTGCTGGAGGGTGAAGCCGCGACCCTCACGCTGAACCGGCCGGACAAGCGCAACTCGCAGACCCCTGAGTTCTGGGCCGCGCTCGCCGCGATCGGCGCCGCGCTGCCGGGCACCGTGCGCGTCGTGGTGCTGCGCGCGGAGGGCAAGTCCTTCTCCGCCGGCCTGGACCGGTCCATGTTCGAGAACTTCGCCACCTTCGCCGCGCTGTCCGACGACGAAGTGGACCGCACCATCGAGGGGTATCAGCAGGCGTTCACCTGGTGGCGCCGCACCGACCTGATCACCGTGGCCGCGGTCCAGGGGCACGCCATCGGCGCCGGCTTCCAGCTGGCGCTGGCCTGCGACATCCGGATCGCCGCGGACGACGTGCTGTTCTGCATGAAGGAGCCGGCTCTGGGACTGGTGCCGGACCTGGCCGGGACGCAGCCGCTGGTGGACGCCGTCGGCTACTCCCGCGCGCTGGAGATCGTGGCGACCGCGCGCTACGTGGACGCCGAGGAAGCACTGCGCATCGGTCTGGCCAACCACGTCGTCCCGCGCGAGGAGCTGCACGCCGCCGCCGCGAAGCTGGCCGCCGACCTGCTCGCCGCCCCGCGCGGCGCGGTCACGGAGTCGAAGGCTCTGCTGCGGGCAGCGGCGGGGCGTCCGTATGACGAGCAGCGGGCTGCGGAGCGGGCGGCTCAGACCCGGCGCTTCCGAGACCTGGCCGGGACGGGAGAGTCCTGA
- a CDS encoding SGNH/GDSL hydrolase family protein: protein MDFTTLSAHQGKLMVSVGDSFTEGMCDDLQPDGSFRGWADRVAERLAADDPHLRYANLAVRGKLIGQIERDQVPVAAALEPDLITLAGGLNDVLRPRCDMKVVEASVRSCITQLQAGKATLVLFRPTDPRRRMRGSQRLMPNVNRLIELVDEYGEAPNTVVVDLFTARVFDDPRMWDEDRLHFSPQGHRRVAEAVLQALGAAPSFDWHAGLPPVRPKPWLQARRQDLRWLRVYLLPWIGRRITGKSSGDGRLAKRPEPTPMTRPTPMTEPTPMTEAAE, encoded by the coding sequence ATGGACTTCACGACACTGAGCGCCCACCAGGGCAAGCTCATGGTCTCGGTCGGGGACTCCTTCACCGAGGGCATGTGCGACGACCTCCAGCCGGACGGCTCGTTCCGCGGCTGGGCCGACCGCGTTGCCGAGCGCCTGGCCGCCGACGACCCGCACCTGCGCTACGCCAACCTGGCCGTCCGCGGCAAGCTGATCGGCCAGATAGAACGCGACCAGGTCCCGGTCGCCGCGGCCCTGGAGCCCGACCTGATCACCCTGGCCGGCGGCCTGAACGACGTGCTGCGCCCGCGCTGCGACATGAAGGTGGTCGAAGCCAGCGTCCGGTCCTGTATCACGCAGCTCCAGGCGGGCAAGGCCACGCTCGTCCTGTTCCGCCCCACCGACCCGCGCCGCCGGATGCGCGGCTCCCAGCGGCTGATGCCCAACGTCAACCGGCTGATCGAGCTGGTCGACGAGTACGGCGAGGCGCCCAACACCGTGGTCGTGGACCTGTTCACCGCGCGCGTCTTCGACGACCCCCGCATGTGGGACGAGGACCGCCTGCACTTCTCCCCCCAAGGCCACCGCCGCGTCGCCGAGGCGGTGCTCCAGGCCCTCGGCGCCGCGCCGAGCTTCGACTGGCACGCCGGTCTGCCGCCGGTCCGCCCCAAGCCCTGGCTCCAGGCCCGCCGCCAGGACCTGCGCTGGCTGCGCGTCTACCTGCTGCCCTGGATCGGACGCCGGATCACCGGCAAGTCCTCCGGCGACGGCCGGCTGGCCAAGCGGCCCGAGCCGACCCCGATGACTCGCCCGACCCCGATGACCGAGCCGACCCCGATGACCGAGGCGGCAGAGTAG